The Plasmodium knowlesi strain H genome assembly, chromosome: 14 genome has a segment encoding these proteins:
- a CDS encoding splicing factor 3B subunit 3, putative, with protein MPVLYHLTLQKPTAITKIAYGNFSGPKVHEIVVSKGQVLELLRADKQGKLNLIVSKDIFGIIRCLQTFRLTGSNKDYVVIGSDSGRLVILQFSNEKNDFVRVHCETYGKSGLRRIIPGEYIAVDPKGRALMICAIERQKFVYILNRDNKEQLTISSPLDAHKSHTICHDVVGMDVGFENPMFASIEQNYEMYDKQVTNTTEIDACTRKTLLCLWEMDLGLNHVIRKHTLPIDMSAHLLIPIPGGQQGPSGVIVCCDNYLVYKKVEHVDVYCAYPRRLETGQEKNISIVCSTVHRIRKFFFILIQSEYGDLYKIEMDHQDGVVKEITCKYFDTVPVANAICVMKSGSLFVAAEFGNHFFYQFSGIGDDDNEAMCTSKHPSGRNAIIAFRTKKLTNLFLIDQVYSLSPILDMKILDAKNANSPQIYALCGRGPRSSLRILQHGLSIEELADNELPGRPKYIWTIKKDNASDYDGYIIVSFEGSTLILEIGETVEEVVDTLLLTNVTTIHVNILYDNSLIQVHDTGIRHINGKVINEWVPPKNKQVKAATSNATQIVISLSGGELIYFEIDESHSLVEIFRKSLNVEILCLSIQEVEENKVRANFLAVGCLDNVVRLLSIEKEKYFNQLSTFILPNNSSAQDICISEMCELGNDKERKLLFLNIGLNNGVLLRSVVDPITGTLTNHYSKYLGAKNVKICPVHVKKNPALLVLCEKTYLCYVHQGKYIYSPLNYDILEYASSFHSEQCSDGYVAISGSSLRIFRFYRLGEVFSQNILHLSFTPRKIVPLPFPSLFYDHDTSIEIERQKNIRMLAIIEADHNAYDENTLREIQRALKGIQLEGEEHTGSNGPSHSDGRDLQDNLPNGTKNQGHSKNQLLEQEENEQMENASSRQNGEVDHNDGEEDEEADDEEEELLYDRIGTVKAGPGKWGSCIKIIHPVSLQTIDKISLEMEEAALSVCACELEALHCLIVGTTTNLSLKNRTATTAALRVYTYDINYKLNLLHITPVEDQPFCFSPFNGRLLASVGNKLRIYALGKKKLLKKCEYKDIPEAIISIKVSGDRIFASDIRESVLVFFYDANMNALRLISDDIIPRWITCSEILDHHTIMAADKFDSVFVLRVPEEAKQEEYGISNKCWYGGEMMAGSNKNRRLEHIMNFHVGEIVTSLQKVKLSPTSSECIIYSTIMGTIGAFIPYDNKEELELTQHLEIILRTENPPLCGREHIFFRSYYHPVQHVIDGDLCEQFSSLPYDIQRKVAADLERTPDDILRKLEDIRNKIL; from the exons GTAGTTATTGGTAGCGACTCAGGGAGGTTAGTGATCCTTCAGTTTAGCAACGAGAAAAATGATTTTGTGAGAGTGCACTGTGAAACTTACGGCAAAAGTGGCCTTCGAAGGATAATCCCAGGAGAGTACATAGCAGTGGACCCAAAGGGAAGAGCCCTCATGATATGTGCAATAGAGAGACAGAAATTTGTATACATACTAAATAGAGATAACAAAGAACAACTAACTATTAGCAGCCCATTAGATGCGCACAAATCACATACCATATGTCATGATGTAGTCGGGATGGACGTTGGGTTCGAGAACCCAATGTTTGCATCTATTGAACAGAATTACGAAATGTATGATAAGCAGGTGACAAATACAACTGAGATTGATGCATGTACAAGGAAAACACTCCTATGTCTGTGGGAAATGGACCTAGGTCTAAATCACGTGATTAGAAAACATACTCTCCCGATTGACATGAGCGCACATTTGTTAATTCCTATTCCAGGAGGGCAACAAGGACCAAGTGGAGTCATCGTCTGTTGTGATAATTACTTGGTTTACAAAAAAGTCGAACACGTAGATGTGTATTGTGCTTACCCAAGGAGACTTGAAACAGGACAAGAGAAAAACATTTCTATCGTGTGTAGCACAGTTCACAGAATTAGGaagttcttcttcattcttatACAATCCGAATATGGTGATCTCTACAAAATTGAAATGGATCATCAAGATGGAGTTGTAAAAGAAATTACCTGCAAATATTTCGACACCGTTCCAGTAGCCAACGCTATATGTGTGATGAAATCTGGATCCCTTTTCGTAGCAGCCGAATTTGGAAACCACTTCTTTTATCAGTTTTCAGGAATAGGAGATGATGATAATGAAGCTATGTGCACGTCGAAACATCCCTCAGGTAGAAATGCTATCATTGCCTTTAGGACGAAGAAACTCACAAATCTATTTCTCATAGATCAGGTGTATTCTCTGTCGCCCATTTTGGACATGAAAATTCTGGACGCGAAGAATGCCAATAGCCCCCAAATTTATGCCCTCTGCGGAAGAGGACCGAGATCTTCCCTTCGTATCTTGCAACATGGATTGAGTATAGAAGAACTAGCAGATAATGAACTCCCTGGAAGACCGAAATATATTTGGACTATTAAAAAAGACAACGCAAGTGATTATGATGGGTACATAATTGTTAGTTTTGAAGGTAGCACACTTATTTTAGAAATCGGTGAAACAGTGGAGGAGGTTGTAGATACCTTACTCCTAACAAACGTAACGACCATTCATGTGAATATACTTTACGATAACTCTCTCATTCAAGTGCACGATACTGGTATAAGACACATAAACGGAAAGGTTATAAACGAGTGGGTACCTCCCAAAAATAAACAAGTGAAAGCAGCCACATCAAATGCCACTCAAATTGTAATTTCACTCAGTGGAGGAGAGTTAATTTATTTCGAAATTGATGAATCACATAGTTTAGTTGAAATATTTAGAAAAAGCCTTAACGTAGAAATTTTGTGTCTTTCTATACAAGAGGTAGAGGAGAATAAAGTGAGGGCCAACTTCCTAGCTGTTGGTTGCTTGGACAATGTTGTGAGGTTACTTTCcatcgaaaaggaaaaatattttaatcaGTTGTCCACCTTTATTTTGCCAAATAATTCATCAGCACAAGATATTTGCATATCTGAAATGTGTGAATTGGGTAACGACAAAGAGAGGAAATTGCTCTTCCTTAACATTGGACTGAATAATGGAGTACTTTTGCGAAGTGTGGTAGATCCCATTACAGGCACACTGACCAACCATTACTCAAAATACTTGGgtgcaaaaaatgtaaaaatatgtccAGTccatgtgaagaaaaacCCAGCTCTCCTTGTTCTATGCGAAAAGACGTACTTATGTTACGTTCATCaggggaaatatatttactcTCCTTTAAATTATGATATTTTAGAATACGCATCGTCTTTCCATTCGGAACAGTGCTCCGATGGATACGTTGCAATATCGGGAAGTAGTTTGCGTATCTTCCGTTTCTATCGCTTGGGGGAGGTGTTCAGTCAAAATATTTTGCACTTATCATTTACGCCCAGAAAAATTGTACCgctccctttcccttccctctttTATGATCACGACACGTCTATCGAAATTGAGCGACAAAAGAATATACGCATGCTGGCTATCATCGAGGCCGATCATAATGCGTACGACGAGAATACCCTGCGCGAAATTCAAAGGGCACTCAAGGGTATTCAGCTCGAAGGGGAAGAGCATACCGGTTCGAACGGACCATCCCACTCTGATGGGCGTGATCTGCAAGACAACCTCCCCAATGGGACGAAAAATCAAGGACATTCAAAAAATCAGCTCTTGGAGCAGGAGGAAAACGAACAGATGGAAAATGCATCCAGTCGCCAAAACGGAGAAGTGGACCATAACGATGgggaggaagatgaagaagcggatgatgaggaggaagaactcCTCTACGATCGAATAGGAACCGTTAAGGCAGGTCCCGGCAAGTGGGGATCCTGCATAAAGATAATTCACCCAGTCAGTTTACAAACCATTGATAAAATTTCACTCGAGATGGAAGAAGCAGCCTTAAGTGTCTGTGCCTGTGAGTTGGAAGCTCTCCATTGCTTAATAGTTGGCACCACGACAAACTTGTCCCTAAAAAATCGAACGGCTACAACAGCAGCTCTGCGTGTCTACACATACGACATCAACTACAAACTTAATCTCCTGCACATAACGCCAGTAGAAGATCAGCCATTCTGTTTCTCTCCATTTAATGGAAGGCTCCTAGCTTCTGTTGGAAACAAGCTAAGAATATATGCactcggaaaaaaaaagttactaaaaaaatgcgaataTAAGGATATCCCTGAGGCGATCATCTCCATTAAGGTGTCTGGTGATCGTATCTTCGCCTCTGACATAAGAGAATCCGTcttggtttttttttacgatgCCAATATGAACGCCTTAAGGCTAATTTCGGATGACATAATTCCAAGGTGGATCACCTGCTCCGAGATTCTGGACCATCACACGATTATGGCGGCAGATAAATTCGACTCCGTCTTTGTGCTCCGG GTGCCGGAGGAGGCCAAGCAAGAGGAGTATGGTATTTCGAACAAGTGTTGGTACGGAGGTGAAATGATGGCCGGGTCGAACAAGAACAGGAGG CTCGAGCACATCATGAACTTCCACGTGGGAGAAATAGTCACGTCGCTGCAGAAGGTGAAGTTGTCCCCCACGAGTAGCGAGTGCATAATATATTCCACTATCATGGGAACAATAGGGGCGTTTATCCCGTACGATAATAAGGAGGAG CTGGAGCTGACTCAGCACCTGGAAATCATTTTGAGGACGGAGAACCCCCCGCTGTGTGGACGGGagcacatattttttcgttcctaCTACCACCCTGTCCAG CACGTCATTGACGGAGATCTATGCGAGCAATTTTCCAGTCTGCCATACGACATTCAGAGGAAAGTGGCAGCCGACTTGGAGAGAACCCCAGATGACATCCTAAGAAAGTTGGAAGACATTCGTAATAAAATTCTttaa